The Pirellulimonas nuda genome includes a region encoding these proteins:
- a CDS encoding TlpA family protein disulfide reductase: MPSSFALVALSALLAASSPSVKWEADYGKALKQTRTEEARPLLVVLDKPSADAGRLDPKLLDGAAASANRLSLLMKYELCHIDVTTEYGQEVAKAFGADAFPFVAVIDKSGKVVLHRQSGTMAGESWDAMLASHQAGERAVAHTVAKPVVSEQTATPASFNATPNYGTPVYQTPGYCPSCQNRGY; this comes from the coding sequence ATGCCGTCGAGTTTCGCGCTAGTTGCCCTGTCCGCTCTGTTGGCCGCTTCGAGCCCCTCTGTGAAGTGGGAAGCCGACTACGGCAAGGCCCTGAAGCAAACGCGGACCGAAGAGGCCCGTCCTCTGCTGGTTGTGCTGGACAAGCCCTCGGCAGACGCCGGTCGGCTTGACCCGAAGTTGCTGGACGGCGCCGCCGCCTCAGCGAATCGGCTCAGCCTGTTGATGAAGTATGAGCTGTGCCACATCGACGTGACGACCGAGTACGGCCAGGAAGTCGCCAAGGCCTTCGGCGCCGATGCGTTCCCGTTTGTCGCCGTGATCGACAAGTCGGGAAAGGTGGTCTTGCACCGCCAATCGGGGACGATGGCCGGTGAGTCGTGGGACGCGATGCTGGCCAGCCACCAGGCGGGCGAGCGTGCGGTAGCCCACACCGTCGCTAAGCCGGTCGTGAGCGAGCAGACCGCCACTCCGGCGTCGTTCAACGCGACTCCGAACTACGGGACGCCGGTCTACCAGACCCCCGGCTATTGCCCGAGCTGCCAGAACCGCGGCTACTAG
- a CDS encoding S1C family serine protease, protein MNGHPIFTFRGSAIAGACALTLLAGVSMSVGQRTPAPALAPAPVDPAPVTLTPEEQANTRVYEVANKSVVNINTSTVEYDRVFGLPVEGQGSGSGSVIDRKGHILTNYHVVDGAQAIQVTLATGQTLPAKLIGADAEYDLAVLKVEAPADSLTPITMGRSDTLRVGQKAYAVGNPFGLEGTLTVGIVSSLNRSLPSRVGGRAMTAMIQTDAAMNPGNSGGPLLDSGARMIGMNVAIATKTGQNTGVGFAIPVDRLRRYVPELISQGHVVRPYHGIVTLMETQEGLKVARVSKGGPAERAGLRGFRVVEKLRREGNLLYKDVTEDRAYADYILAVDNRPTPSVSDFVAAMDAHQPGDQVELTILRQGVRESVVLTLGSA, encoded by the coding sequence ATGAACGGACACCCCATTTTCACATTCCGCGGGTCGGCGATCGCCGGCGCGTGCGCGCTGACGCTGCTGGCAGGAGTGTCGATGAGCGTCGGCCAACGCACGCCCGCCCCCGCCCTGGCGCCTGCGCCGGTCGACCCGGCGCCGGTGACGCTGACCCCCGAAGAGCAGGCCAACACCCGCGTCTACGAGGTCGCCAACAAGAGCGTGGTGAACATCAACACCAGCACGGTAGAGTACGACCGCGTCTTCGGCCTCCCGGTGGAAGGTCAGGGGAGCGGGTCAGGGTCGGTGATCGACCGCAAGGGGCACATCCTCACCAACTACCACGTGGTAGACGGGGCGCAGGCGATCCAGGTAACGCTGGCCACCGGGCAGACGCTGCCGGCCAAGCTGATCGGGGCCGACGCCGAGTACGATCTTGCGGTGCTGAAGGTCGAGGCGCCCGCCGACTCGCTCACGCCGATCACCATGGGGCGTTCAGACACGTTGCGGGTAGGGCAGAAGGCGTACGCGGTCGGCAACCCGTTCGGGCTAGAGGGCACCCTCACCGTGGGCATCGTCTCGAGCCTCAACCGCTCCCTCCCCAGCCGCGTGGGGGGGCGTGCGATGACCGCGATGATCCAGACCGACGCGGCGATGAACCCCGGCAACTCCGGCGGCCCGCTGCTCGATTCCGGCGCCCGGATGATCGGCATGAATGTGGCCATCGCCACCAAGACCGGGCAGAACACGGGCGTCGGGTTCGCGATCCCGGTCGACCGCCTACGCCGCTACGTGCCGGAACTCATTAGCCAGGGCCACGTGGTCCGCCCCTACCACGGCATCGTCACGCTGATGGAAACCCAGGAGGGGCTCAAGGTGGCGCGTGTGAGCAAAGGGGGCCCCGCCGAACGGGCCGGGCTACGCGGATTCCGCGTGGTGGAGAAGCTGCGTCGAGAAGGGAACCTGCTGTACAAGGACGTCACGGAAGACCGCGCTTACGCGGACTACATCTTGGCTGTCGACAACCGACCCACGCCCAGCGTCTCGGATTTCGTCGCGGCCATGGACGCCCATCAGCCCGGCGATCAAGTGGAGCTAACGATCCTCCGGCAGGGGGTGCGCGAGAGCGTGGTGCTCACCTTGGGGTCTGCTTAG